Proteins encoded by one window of Filimonas effusa:
- a CDS encoding polyprenyl synthetase family protein, which translates to MEAARRVISSELELFESHFREAVKSRVSLLDRIMQYIVKRKGKQLRPMFVLLSARLGGPVNESTYRAASLVELLHTATLVHDDVVDDSLERRGFFSINALWKNKIAVLVGDYLLSKGLLLSLDNGDFGVLQVLSRAVKMMSEGELLQMEKSRNLNLSEATYYEIIKGKTASLLASACAAGASTTFTDPAAVEKMQLFGEKTGMAFQIKDDLFDYGSSNIGKPTGNDIKEKKLTLPLIYTLNNCDAALRKKLIYIIKNENKKKEKVQFVIDAVTDAGGIRYATEKMFRFRDEALQLLHEFEDSEVRNALEELVRYTTDREF; encoded by the coding sequence ATGGAAGCAGCACGCAGGGTAATATCATCGGAACTGGAACTATTTGAGTCCCACTTCAGGGAGGCAGTGAAAAGCCGTGTCTCTTTATTAGACAGAATAATGCAATACATTGTAAAGCGAAAGGGTAAACAATTGCGTCCCATGTTCGTTTTACTTAGTGCCAGGCTGGGTGGGCCGGTCAATGAATCGACCTACCGGGCGGCTTCGCTTGTAGAGCTTTTACATACGGCCACGCTTGTTCATGACGATGTGGTGGACGATTCCCTTGAACGGCGGGGCTTCTTTTCCATCAACGCCTTGTGGAAAAACAAGATTGCCGTACTTGTAGGCGATTATCTTTTGTCGAAGGGGTTACTTCTTTCGCTTGACAACGGTGATTTTGGCGTATTGCAGGTGCTGTCGCGCGCCGTTAAAATGATGAGTGAGGGGGAATTACTGCAAATGGAAAAATCGCGTAATCTCAATCTCAGCGAAGCCACTTATTATGAAATCATCAAGGGAAAAACAGCCTCTCTTCTCGCCTCAGCGTGTGCTGCTGGAGCCAGCACTACTTTCACGGACCCGGCTGCTGTAGAAAAAATGCAGCTATTTGGTGAAAAAACAGGAATGGCCTTCCAGATAAAAGACGACCTTTTTGATTATGGCAGCAGCAATATCGGCAAACCTACAGGTAACGATATAAAGGAAAAAAAGCTGACGCTGCCACTGATCTATACACTCAACAACTGCGATGCTGCACTTCGCAAAAAGCTGATCTATATCATAAAAAATGAAAATAAGAAAAAGGAGAAGGTTCAGTTCGTGATAGATGCGGTGACCGATGCAGGGGGTATCCGGTATGCAACCGAAAAGATGTTCCGTTTTCGAGACGAAGCATTGCAATTGCTGCATGAATTTGAAGATTCAGAAGTACGAAACGCGCTCGAAGAACTGGTTCGCTACACTACGGACAGGGAATTTTAA
- the recJ gene encoding single-stranded-DNA-specific exonuclease RecJ: MIQKRWNILKADQPKAQALQQALQINETLCEILVQRDISTYEQAFRFFRPSLSHLHDPWLMKDMEKAVARILRAIGKQERILVFGDYDVDGTTSVACMYRFLFKLHKAVEFYIPHRYKEGYGVSREGIQFAKSTGCSLVISLDCGIKSVELIREAADMGIDFIVCDHHLPDPELPAAVAILNPKQPDCEYPYKELCGCGVGFKLIQALSQKLNLPEEAYMGYLDLVATAIAADIVPLTGENRTLAYFGLQQINSHPSAGIKVLVAQGKLTSPVLLSNLVFVVAPRINAAGRMDDARKAVQLFIEEDPEKAQHYAEELQNNNTDRKEADFSITAEALALIQGDPVMLQRKTTVLFQEHWHKGVVGIVASRLIENYYRPTIILTKSGEVIAGSARSVNGFNLYEAIHACREHLLGYGGHFAAAGMTLLPDQVAAFSSKFEEVVAATIAPESLVPEIIIDAVVSFADLKLSFYNILCQMEPFGPCNTRPVFLSRGVFNTGNSKLVKEQHIRFVVKQNHITITGIGFNMASRFHLLEQNHPIDIVYTLDLNEWNGEKYLQLKVIDFRLSE, translated from the coding sequence TTGATACAGAAACGCTGGAACATATTAAAGGCGGATCAGCCTAAGGCTCAGGCATTGCAGCAGGCGCTGCAGATCAACGAAACACTTTGCGAGATTCTCGTACAAAGGGATATCAGCACTTATGAACAGGCTTTCCGGTTCTTCCGGCCCAGTCTTAGTCATCTTCATGATCCCTGGCTGATGAAGGACATGGAGAAAGCTGTAGCGCGTATTTTGAGAGCGATCGGGAAACAGGAAAGGATCCTTGTTTTCGGCGACTACGATGTTGACGGAACTACTTCTGTGGCATGTATGTACCGCTTTTTGTTTAAACTTCATAAGGCTGTTGAATTTTATATTCCGCACCGGTATAAAGAAGGCTATGGTGTATCGCGGGAAGGTATTCAGTTTGCAAAATCAACGGGCTGCAGCCTGGTTATATCGCTCGATTGCGGCATAAAATCCGTTGAGCTCATTCGCGAGGCTGCTGATATGGGCATTGACTTTATCGTTTGCGATCACCACCTGCCCGATCCTGAGCTGCCGGCTGCCGTGGCCATTCTCAATCCCAAACAACCCGACTGCGAATATCCCTATAAAGAGCTTTGTGGCTGCGGTGTAGGCTTTAAGCTTATTCAGGCGCTGTCGCAAAAGCTAAACCTGCCGGAAGAGGCTTATATGGGCTACCTGGACCTGGTGGCAACCGCCATCGCTGCCGATATTGTTCCCCTTACAGGCGAAAACAGGACCCTGGCTTATTTTGGCCTGCAACAGATCAACAGCCATCCATCTGCGGGCATCAAAGTACTAGTAGCGCAAGGTAAACTTACCAGTCCTGTTCTGCTTAGCAACCTGGTATTTGTGGTAGCACCGCGTATCAATGCAGCCGGCCGTATGGATGATGCCCGCAAGGCAGTACAACTATTCATAGAAGAAGACCCGGAAAAGGCGCAGCACTACGCCGAAGAACTGCAAAACAATAATACCGATCGCAAGGAAGCGGATTTCTCCATCACTGCCGAAGCGTTAGCCCTTATACAGGGCGACCCGGTAATGCTGCAACGAAAAACAACAGTTTTGTTCCAGGAGCATTGGCATAAAGGAGTGGTAGGGATAGTAGCTTCACGTTTAATAGAAAATTATTACCGTCCTACTATCATTCTCACCAAAAGCGGCGAGGTGATTGCGGGAAGTGCACGCAGCGTTAATGGTTTCAATCTTTATGAAGCCATCCATGCGTGCCGCGAGCACCTGCTTGGGTATGGAGGTCACTTTGCAGCAGCAGGCATGACCCTGCTGCCAGACCAGGTAGCTGCGTTCAGCAGCAAGTTTGAGGAAGTAGTAGCTGCCACCATTGCACCGGAATCTCTTGTACCGGAAATTATAATAGACGCAGTTGTGAGCTTCGCCGATCTTAAACTTTCTTTTTATAATATTCTCTGCCAGATGGAACCTTTCGGGCCGTGTAATACACGCCCGGTATTTCTTTCGAGAGGCGTGTTCAATACAGGTAATTCGAAGCTGGTAAAAGAGCAGCATATACGGTTTGTAGTAAAACAAAATCATATCACCATTACCGGAATCGGCTTTAATATGGCCAGCCGTTTTCACCTGCTGGAGCAAAATCACCCTATCGATATTGTTTATACACTTGACCTCAATGAATGGAATGGTGAAAAATATCTGCAATTAAAAGTTATTGACTTCAGATTGTCTGAGTAA
- the htpG gene encoding molecular chaperone HtpG translates to MQKGQIRVQTENIFPIIKKFLYSDHEIFLRELVSNAVDATQKIKTLSSIGEAKGELGELRIDVVLDPKEKTLSIIDRGVGMTAEEVDKYLNQVAFSGAEEFLTKYKDANIIGHFGLGFYSGFMVSSKVEVFTKSFREDAKGVYWSCDGSPEFELYEIDKADRGTRIVLHINEDSEEFLDGYRIRRILEKFCKFLPVAIYFKDESTKADDKEAKEEEESPINNTNPIWVKKPSELTNEDYQNFYRELYPAGETPLFWIHLNVDYPFNLTGILYFPKIKQSYEIQKDKIQLYSNQVFVTDEVKDIVPEFLMLLHGVIDSPDIPLNVSRSYLQGDPNVKKINAHITKKVADKLDEIFRNDRKSFEEKWESLGLFVKYGMMTDDKFLDKANKFLVMEDAADGVFYTLEEYKTAADTLQKNKEGKSVIIYTTDPVQQDAYIKAAQGKGYKVVKLETMVDAAFINNMEMKWDSVHFVRVDSDIADNLVDKQEHTDMVLSKEEEEKLKGLFGFKVSDLNLNVEVKGLSPDTPPVIATRPEFMRRMKDMAGMGGGMAAFYATMPDEVNLTVNGNHKVYQALLKESDTAKQEQQIRNLADLALLSQGLLKGANLTEFINRSVALLS, encoded by the coding sequence ATGCAAAAAGGGCAGATTCGTGTTCAGACGGAGAATATATTTCCCATCATTAAGAAATTTTTATACAGTGACCACGAAATTTTCCTGCGTGAACTGGTAAGTAATGCCGTTGATGCCACGCAAAAAATAAAAACATTATCTTCTATCGGTGAAGCAAAAGGCGAACTGGGAGAGTTGCGGATAGATGTTGTGCTGGATCCTAAAGAAAAAACATTAAGTATAATAGACCGTGGGGTAGGTATGACTGCCGAAGAGGTAGATAAATATCTTAACCAGGTAGCCTTTTCCGGCGCCGAAGAGTTCTTGACCAAATACAAAGACGCCAATATCATTGGCCATTTCGGCCTCGGATTTTACAGCGGCTTTATGGTGAGCAGTAAAGTGGAAGTATTTACCAAAAGCTTCCGCGAAGATGCCAAAGGGGTATACTGGAGCTGCGATGGAAGCCCCGAGTTCGAGTTGTACGAAATAGATAAAGCCGATAGGGGAACCCGCATCGTGCTTCATATAAATGAGGATAGCGAAGAGTTCCTGGATGGCTACCGCATAAGAAGGATCCTGGAAAAATTCTGTAAATTCCTTCCGGTAGCTATTTACTTCAAAGACGAGTCTACAAAGGCCGATGATAAAGAAGCAAAAGAAGAAGAAGAAAGCCCGATCAATAACACCAATCCTATCTGGGTTAAGAAGCCTTCCGAGCTTACTAATGAAGACTATCAGAACTTTTATCGTGAATTGTATCCCGCCGGCGAAACGCCTTTATTCTGGATCCATCTGAACGTCGACTATCCGTTCAATCTTACCGGTATTCTTTATTTCCCTAAGATCAAACAGAGCTACGAGATCCAAAAGGATAAAATTCAGCTGTACAGCAACCAGGTATTCGTTACCGACGAAGTAAAAGATATCGTGCCCGAGTTCCTGATGCTGCTGCATGGTGTGATCGATAGCCCCGACATCCCTTTGAACGTTAGCCGTAGCTATCTTCAGGGCGATCCCAATGTAAAAAAGATCAATGCCCATATTACCAAAAAGGTTGCCGATAAATTGGATGAGATCTTCCGTAACGATAGAAAATCATTCGAGGAAAAATGGGAAAGCCTGGGATTATTTGTTAAGTACGGGATGATGACCGACGATAAATTCCTGGACAAAGCAAATAAATTCCTGGTAATGGAAGATGCTGCCGATGGCGTGTTCTACACTTTGGAAGAATACAAAACGGCTGCCGATACTTTACAGAAAAACAAGGAAGGGAAAAGCGTTATTATCTACACCACCGACCCTGTTCAGCAAGACGCTTATATCAAAGCGGCACAAGGCAAAGGATATAAAGTGGTGAAGCTGGAAACCATGGTCGACGCCGCTTTCATCAACAATATGGAGATGAAATGGGACAGCGTTCATTTTGTGCGGGTGGATTCCGATATTGCCGACAACCTCGTCGACAAACAGGAACATACCGATATGGTCCTGAGCAAGGAAGAAGAGGAAAAACTGAAAGGCTTGTTTGGCTTTAAGGTATCCGATTTGAACTTGAATGTAGAGGTAAAAGGCTTAAGCCCCGATACCCCTCCTGTAATTGCTACCAGGCCCGAGTTCATGCGCCGTATGAAAGATATGGCTGGCATGGGTGGAGGTATGGCTGCTTTTTATGCAACGATGCCCGATGAAGTGAATTTAACTGTTAACGGTAATCATAAAGTGTATCAGGCTTTGTTGAAAGAAAGTGATACCGCGAAGCAGGAACAACAAATTCGTAACCTCGCCGATCTGGCGTTGCTATCCCAGGGCTTGTTGAAAGGCGCTAATCTTACTGAGTTTATAAACAGGAGCGTGGCGTTACTTTCTTAA
- a CDS encoding LacI family DNA-binding transcriptional regulator, with amino-acid sequence MNKEVTIYDIAKRLNISIATVSRALQDHPVVSKKTKKKITELAAEMGYRSNHFARNLRNAKTNTIGVIVPRLNSYFMSTVIAGIESVANKEGYNLIISQSSESTEKEIASAKTMFNSRVDGLLVSLAYDTNNLSHFDPFLHKNIPLIFFDRVAEVENCSTILIDNQKAAFEATSHLISQGCKRIAHITVASEMNVYADRLAGYQRALTAHQLKFDKKLVLTGNLSPEAGAAAAETILQMKSRPDGVFVANDHAAVGCMLALKKAGVAIPGDIAFAGFNNDPVSTVVEPNLTTINYPGYQMGEVAASNLINHLTGSAVIRSAHTTFLRAELIIRESSEKLGNRK; translated from the coding sequence ATGAACAAAGAAGTTACGATCTACGATATTGCCAAACGATTGAATATTTCCATTGCTACTGTTAGCAGGGCTTTACAGGATCATCCCGTGGTTAGTAAAAAAACGAAAAAGAAGATCACTGAGCTGGCGGCAGAAATGGGATATCGGTCAAATCATTTTGCCCGAAACCTCAGGAATGCGAAAACAAATACGATTGGCGTAATCGTTCCCCGCTTGAATAGCTATTTCATGTCTACTGTAATTGCGGGAATTGAAAGTGTGGCGAACAAGGAAGGGTATAATTTAATTATTAGCCAGTCTTCAGAATCCACCGAAAAAGAAATCGCCAGCGCGAAAACCATGTTTAATAGCCGCGTCGATGGGCTGCTGGTATCGCTGGCTTATGATACCAATAACCTGTCTCATTTTGACCCTTTCCTGCATAAAAACATTCCACTCATATTCTTTGACCGCGTAGCGGAGGTCGAAAACTGTTCTACCATTTTAATCGATAACCAAAAAGCGGCTTTTGAGGCAACAAGTCATCTGATAAGCCAGGGCTGTAAACGCATTGCGCACATTACCGTGGCTTCTGAAATGAATGTTTATGCCGACAGGCTGGCAGGTTATCAGCGTGCACTGACGGCACACCAGCTAAAGTTCGACAAAAAGCTGGTGCTTACCGGCAATTTAAGCCCCGAAGCCGGCGCCGCCGCAGCCGAAACGATATTGCAAATGAAGAGCAGACCCGATGGGGTCTTTGTTGCCAACGACCACGCAGCAGTAGGTTGTATGCTCGCTTTAAAAAAAGCTGGAGTGGCAATTCCCGGCGATATTGCCTTTGCCGGTTTTAATAACGATCCCGTCTCAACAGTGGTCGAACCTAATCTTACAACCATTAATTATCCCGGCTACCAGATGGGAGAGGTGGCTGCCAGTAACCTCATTAATCATTTGACCGGATCGGCAGTGATCCGCTCCGCTCATACTACTTTCCTCAGGGCAGAACTGATAATCCGGGAATCGTCAGAAAAACTGGGAAACAGAAAATAA
- a CDS encoding response regulator transcription factor — protein sequence MKRARIIIADDHQLLIDGLTAVLQTEPAWEVLEAVNNGRQLLDRLANTKPDLVLLDLNMPRLDGIQALTAISKNYPEVKVLVISNYNQPQLQADVRKLGAAGYLLKNISAALLKEAITRVLAGGTCFEEQATPPAADEWFPDDFMKKYQLTRREIEIVKLIGKELSTKEIADQLFLSELTVATHRKNILRKLEVKNIAGVVNFIRMHHLE from the coding sequence ATGAAACGGGCCCGTATTATAATAGCCGATGATCACCAGTTACTGATAGACGGTTTAACCGCTGTTTTACAAACAGAACCCGCTTGGGAAGTGTTGGAGGCAGTGAATAACGGCCGGCAGTTACTTGACCGGTTGGCAAATACTAAGCCCGATCTGGTACTGCTCGATTTAAATATGCCCAGGCTCGATGGTATTCAGGCATTGACAGCTATAAGTAAAAATTACCCGGAAGTCAAAGTATTGGTGATCTCAAACTATAATCAGCCGCAGCTACAGGCCGACGTTCGAAAGCTGGGCGCTGCCGGATATTTATTGAAAAATATATCGGCTGCTCTGTTGAAAGAAGCGATAACCAGGGTGCTGGCTGGTGGTACCTGTTTCGAGGAACAGGCAACACCCCCCGCCGCAGATGAATGGTTCCCGGACGATTTTATGAAAAAGTACCAGTTGACACGTCGTGAAATAGAAATCGTAAAGCTGATAGGGAAGGAGCTGTCGACAAAGGAAATTGCCGACCAGCTGTTCCTGAGCGAGTTGACCGTAGCTACGCATCGCAAGAATATTTTGCGCAAACTCGAGGTGAAAAATATCGCAGGTGTGGTAAATTTTATACGAATGCATCACCTCGAATAA